In Festucalex cinctus isolate MCC-2025b chromosome 9, RoL_Fcin_1.0, whole genome shotgun sequence, the DNA window CACCGCCTCCATCATCTTCTTCTCGGGCTCCTGCGAGATGGGCGTCAGCGGCTCCTCTTCTTCGGGCGGCAGCGGGAGCGGCTCCAGGTAGTAGCTGCGCGGTTTGGGCTTCAAGTGCGTGTGGTAGAGCAGGAAGCGCTGCTGCTCCTCGAATTTGGTCACCTTGCGGTCCATGCGCACCGTACCGAACCAGCCCCATGAGAGAGGGGCCGATTGTTTGAGACCCTCGAAGACGTCCCAAGGGGAGATCTTCTGCTTGGTCGACACTTGAAGCCCCTGAtggaaaatgtgcttttagtTAACATTAGTGCAGTCAACAGAAGAAATAGTTTGTTAAAATTCTAGTAACGTACACTAAGTCAACCGACTGCCGCTTACCTCTTTCTCAAAACCGGCGATCTTGTTCCCCTTGGTGTCGATCAGTGAGCCCTGAGGTTCACACGTGATGACGTCACGCGTTTGCTTGGGTAGTGGCAGCAGCTGGCGAACCTTCTCCAAGCTCTCCGACTGCCGATCTCCAAGCTCTTTCTGTGGACGTTAATATAAATACGGTATAAATATGCTAATCTTGTGTGGTGAAGATGCCTTTAAACACTAAAGTTGGAACAAGAAAAAGGACTGAAACTGAgattttactatatttttagACATGTACCCTGgaagttgttcttttttaagtttttttttctttttttacaataatagtaccgtaatttaaaattttcatgCCAAATGCTATGCAAATAGGCATGTACAGTTAAGCCATTTTAAAGAATCCCGTTGACTTGTAGTGTGATGTACAACATTGTAATCAACTACAGCTGAAGATATAGTTAATATACATAAATTGGGGGAGTATGGATATTTTTGGCTAtgttgtcaaaaatgtaaaagtagggaaaaatagagattttttttgcaagtttttttttttttttttacttcttctattcccttttgaacatgtaaaccatGCTTaatgatgaccatgtatataaaaaaatacttttgttttacatatttttattttaagtatttcTGTTGCTGGTttatatgttgaaaaaaaaaaaaagatgttaaaaTGTGctattattgatttaaattactTATTTGGAGCGTTTCTGTCAGAATAAATTACAGATATTTTATGTCACAACCAAAATATAACCATAATTCCAACTGGAGTGAGTAAGAGGTGTTTTACTTACCCTGAGCTTCTTGACTAGATTCATGTAGGCCCTCTTATTCTCCTCCATGCTGCCCTGAGAGATACTGGACATGTCGGCGGCCAGCGTGCCGTTAATCAGCACGCTCAGCATGTCCAGCACGGTTGTGAAGAGCTCGctgttgagaggaaaaaaaagttaggtcTCCCCaatttttttggtggtggtgaTAAAGTGGCGTGGCTCACTTGTTGGACTGCATGTCCACCGTTCCGCTGCTGATGATGTCGAGTAGGAGGACGGCCCACTCGGTGGTCTGCTGGGTGCTGCGCTGCACCGTGTCGAACATGCCGCCCACCTTTTTAGTGCAGGAAAACGTACagttaacgttcatcattgacAAAATGGCAGCAGCAACTGCAAGCAAgatagtttttttctttttttttttgtgcgtgtcctTACGAGATTAAGTCGCAGTTTCAGGGCCTCGTGCATCATTTGCTTGGCCTTGCAGTCGTCCTGATACTGGTCCTCCCGCCAGTTGGTGACGATCTGTTGAACTTGGCTGTAGAGGGAGGTGAGAAGACCCTCCCGCTGTTCGTCCTGACCCTTCAGGCAGGTCAACACCAAAGACAGGAATGGCTGCTGGCTCAGCAGTGACATACTGAGAGAAGGAGGGGAGGAAAATGTCAAGGATCATTCAAGcatccaaaaatgaaaaaattattGTCTGTTACCTTTTCTGCTTCTGGCGATCCCTCTCCTTCCGCGACGACGAACCAAGGTGTTGTCCTTTCTCCAGCTCCTCCCCGGCTGCCTTCAGAACATGACCCTGAACTGAGGTGGGCAGCTTGGCTATCAACGGAGCCACCAGCCACACACCTGACCGCTCCGACGAACTGTAACAGACGTCACAAAAGAACATGAAACTCAACCAAAATGTTACATGTAAACCAAAGTAGACGTCATTAAAGTTGGCGATGAATCGATTTTAtcaactgacattttttttttttttttaataaggcaCAGCtacttttgtaaataaataaataaatcttaaatatgattttttttttttttttaggccaaatTGCCCAAATGTTGACCTTAAAATAGGTTTCATCTTGCTGgtggtgctgctgctgtttgacgCAGAGCCGCTTTGGAGCGCTGCGCCGTTCCCTGAGGGGTTATTGGAGTtcatctcagctgacttttgaAACACCTCGATTGTGGCCTTGGCTATGTTCTCCAAGAGAGAATAGAGCTCCTGCAAGAAGGGAAATTACAAGACATGTAAAATGATGGCCAAGAGTGTTAATAGTTTGTAACGGTCCAGTATCCAATGAAGTAAACTTGCATTGTTTGTGCTCTGCTTGATCATCAGCTGAAGTTCCAGAGATGACTGCCTCATTGTCCATTGGTCCATATTCTACAAAgagagaggttttttttttccattttcatttttatactgATTAaatcatttgttcccaaaaacgtataaatacgttctattttaaatgtattaagtgtcccaaagacatatttatactttttttttttttatgctagagcatacagaaggctttgatgcagcctctcaactgcagagaactgttgaaaaaaatggtagtaattacaaaaccgaccagcaggtggcagcagagtataagagctcaaccagggccatgatgaaaacaagctgtctccccacaattctaagcagatgtgtgaataatgatgatggGGTTGctacagtgaaaatggctggggtgaatgagttaagagtaagAGCAAAGGTGCACGCAACAAGTTTCTAAAAGGCTGCATGTCCAGCCAACctatttttgtaataaaacaCCATTAAGTCATTTAACggcataagcaaaaaaaaaaaaaagaatgtgaacCTGTAGGATGCGTTTGATGCGTTGCCTCTGAGGGTTGTCACCATCGTCACTGTCCAGCTGGCGATGAGGGTAGCAAATGAGCTGCAGCAGCCTCTGGGCCTGAATGTTGACCAGCACCGGGTCCTGAAGGGCACTGCTGTCCTCAGACAGAGACTTGAGACAGCGCTCCCCCACCCACTCCTGCAGAGAGGAAGACGAGACGTCAGCACAGAAGAACAATGACAGGGCAGTTTCCTAATTATGTCACAATTTCTGGTAACTTAAGTTGACATGGTGGCCACAACTCGCTTTAAAGCAGTAAGATTTCCTTAATTTGGCTAAGTAATTAgagtgaataatgaatgaataaaaagaacacaGATTCTTACAAATAGCAACCCTGTAAGACATAACTCGTTGTCAGTCATGTATTTTATAGATCCTGTATTATTCCCAGACTTTTGTCAGATGTTTACCTGCTGGCAGATGGTCTTCAGGACATACTTTGCATATACATCCAAGCTCGCTGTTTCTATGGAGACGTTGCGGCCTTCTGCCAGGTCATCAAGGCCAGCCGAGTGAGACAGTCCGGAGCCCCTCAGCTCAGCATCACCTGCAACAACATGGAGACTGATGTCAAACGCACACTCGTGACAGCCTATCTGGTAATCCACCACTTGAATATTTTCTTACCTAACATGAAGACAGCTTTGAGGACGGCAAAAACCGCTCCCACGACTATGCTGTTCTGTGACGCCGCCAGTAGATGGCGGTCACATGACGACCGGATACCGACGGAAGACTTATCTGCAAATTATAACAACATTGCTGTGTTGGCTCTTTTAGTAACTAACTatctaatagggatgtaacgatatccaaacatcacgatacgatattatcacgatattgtggggaggttggcgacataaaaaaagtcacaatattttaaaaacacgagcttatactaaaaaaaaaacaaaaacaaaaaaacacacacactcaatgtgcttttgtacattacagcaatgcatgcaGGTATAatcaacctacaatctctaataacgcttaatattgaggcacttatttgctaatgcaaacacacaatgAGTTCCACCACATAGTAACTCAGTTCaaaagcatattacgtgccccttcaaCTGACCATTAccgcagattttaaacatataagggccaaaacatcattgtgaaaattaaactgcactaaaaaactagccaccagaaggtgctagaactacacaaaaggAAATTAATCCGACTTttattaacagatgtgctgcttttaatattgtgacatgatgacgacaatATGTTAATGTTAATATCGCGacgtcacgatattgccgtgattgttacatccctactagccAATATGCTCAGAATCTTTTTTCATTACCTGACTTAATGCCATCTTGGGGAACGGGGTTGCGCTGCGGCGTCTTGAAAAGGTGCAACAAAATCCTGCAGGTGAGTCTTGCACCTGGCTCGGAGTCTTGCTCGCTGCAGGCTAAAAAGAAGGGGAGGCCACATGTGATGATTTGAGGTCATTCAAAACACAGCACAATGAACTAGTCTACTCCCAAAGTCTATTGAAATGTAAATGTCCCTCATAGATGAATTTTTCATCAGGAGCTGGCGGAAAATGGGAACGACAACAAAGAGGGAACCATTTGGCATGTGCAGCAATGCAAAAGCAGCAAAAAGCATAACATGGCTGAATGGACTATTGTAACAGAGCCATTGTTTTCATATTGTATAAAAACATTGTGAAAGAATGACGAGGTGTCTGTGGGGGCACTCTGAAAAGCGCACAAAGCTTCACGGCCACATCAAACAAGTGGAGTTTACTCTCATCTCGAACGTCTCACATAGTTTGATGTTGCTTTCCACCAGGGTGCACTCTACCCTTGTACACCTTTATAAAACACCTACGAGCTGAGAATAGATTCTTTATATAGATGTTTGGCAATGTGGCGCATCAGAGACCCAACAAACCTGTATGATCTTACAAAACGAAAGCTACGTTTAAATGATGGGTTGACTGCTCTTCAATTCACTGATTTGGATATTTTACTGATGTAGAAGTGCACCTTGATGTCTGTCTGATTGTTGCAGTTCCAAATCAGTGATGTCAAAATGCAAAGTGCGATCCTTACCTGCATTGAGCAGGGATGGAATGGCCACACAGCGGACCAGGTCCTCCAGGAGAAGACACTGTCTTGCAATGAGAATGGCCACAAAGGTCGCCAGCGAATCGTGAAAGGACAAATCGCTAACCTGAGGGACATGGCggcaacattatttattttggagGCTCGGAGTTGAAAGTGAGAACCAGCACAAACGTACGTCGACGTTACACAGCAGGTCGTTGAAGCCGCAGTTGCCGTTGTTGGAGGAGCAGCAGAGCGCCTTGAGGATGCCGAGCCACTCGGCACTCAGGGAGCGACAATACGCCGTCAGCTCGGCACACAGGATCCCGATATCGTTCACCCTCTCAGGGTCCCGGTGGTCCACACACACGTCCATGAGCACGTTGCACACGAAGCTGTAGCGATTGGCTGGGCTGTCGTTGAGGATCTTGCCCACCATGGAGTGGTTGAAATTGTGCGCTGAGGGGTTGGCGATGGCCTCCACCATGAACACGGGGTCCCACAGCATGTTGGAGTCCGAGGGGTCGATGTTGCAATAGATGGAGTTCTTCACTTTGGAGCAGAACTCGCTAAATGAGAGACACATAATTATTTGTTTTACACACTTATTTGTCCTTAATATGCATTTGAACTTTATTCAGTACCTGAAGATCTCGCCAAACTTGTTCTTGAGGTGACTGCAGGAGGTGTAGAGGTCATACAAATAGGCCAAAATGCAGCGCTCAGCAGAACAACAGTCTGCTGGGTTCACACCTGACTTCACTACAATGCGTAACCTAGGGCACATTTTCACACAAAGCAATATCAATTTAACAGGCTACACATTCATATTTTAGTATTAGTTATCCACAATCAGTCATTGTGTCAGATATTGCTCAggcatcaaaataaataaataaataaataaataaataaacaaacaaacctggcaTAGGTAAATACATTGTCACCCTTTTCAGTAACAAGTAGGTATGTCTTCAATAATAAAATCGCaagaatccttttttttttttaattgttttttttttaaatgtacctgTGAGAACACAAATCTGTTATTCTGCTCTTTGAATTGTAACAGGTGGGCAAACACGTTAATTGTACATTTTGCTATCTAGTGGAAAAACATTTGTTCTGCCTATCTCACAAACAGatatttttttgtagtaactaaaTATAGCTAataaatattaactctttgaccaacaaaaacatttaataacaattagtaaaatcatgataTATGCTGCCACAAACGTTAAATAACattaactatgttttttttttttgtaattaatgggAAGTGCAACTTCTAAGTgtagtgctgcctggtcaatgggttgtggaatcaaaaccacccactaactatgaccagcagatggcaacattgtatctcttttcaataggCTGACGGTGTATTgtagaattacaatgaaacgtgatGAAATTCGataaaatctgatgaaatagaaggttttcaaggatgacgtgaatgatcaaagcctctgtcacattaaacctaattcacagagagtcactaaaaataaaatatgatcttttcacaaaaagcttgttttcaccTTATCTTTGCAATTTTCGCTCAACGTCGCTCAAacgacctattttcaaatggtgattactaaagaaaaacatacttttttttcctaatgaaagaatggaatacgATGTtccatttggtacccacattgtatatgtagtgaAAGCACACAATATACTGTTTGCCTTTGAAAGATGCGTTCAAATGCTCGAAATTGGCTGGCAGttttttctttcgtttttttttgataacgtgtggcagtaaaagagttaattttttGACAAGTGAAAATGGATACCCTTCTGTGACACATGCAATCTTTCATAACACTAGGAATCCCTGCAATCGGCTCTCAACTTTTACAAAACACATTCACGTTCATTGCAATGCACGTGGAGAACTCGCTGATGACGATCAAAGGTTGTGGATCGACGTACCCGTCAAAAACCTGCGCCGTCTGCTCGGGGTTGAGAATGAGGCAGGAGTGGTACCTCCTCAGCACAGCGACGATGCACAGACACAGGCTGGTGGTGTAGCTGCCCACCAGGCTGGACGACTTGAGCAGCAACTCGGCTTCCACCAAGCTCAGCTCATTCAGAAGCTACAAAAACAAACGGTTCATTGACATTGACAAAGTCACGAGAGCGAACACTTTAATATTTAACGAGTGGCGTTACCTGAATAGCGAAGTCGATGAGGCCACTAATGTTGAGGGAGTACTCCATGAGGTCAAAGATGAACTGAATGTGCTGCACGAGAGGCAAGTGATAGGACATCCCTAAGGCAAAGCTGGTGATCTGTTCCAGCACATTTCGGGACacctgcacacacaaacaaaaaaaacagtcatgacTGGTGATCACCAACCTTGCAATTCAGGTAATTAGATTTTCAAGCTGCATTCAAACACGCCCATTGCAAATGAGTCACCTAAGAAGATCCTTTTGTTTCACTTGTAGGAATTGCGCTGAAATGTCACACTATAGagaatttataaataaattagcGGAAGCGAGCTAACCTGTGAGGTGACCTGGTGCTGGTCAAAGTGGGAGAGGTGCTGGAACTTGGAGAAAATATCTTCGGCGGTGGGGAAGGCCTCTGGCTTACTCCTCTTTCGCTTTTGTCCCTCCTCGCCCCCTGTACAAGATAAAAGGGAGTGAAACAATTGACGCCCAACAGGCTGAAATTCAGGTAAGGCCAATAATAACTTCCAAAACGTGAATTGCAATTTCACAgaacattttcacaaaagtCAAGGTAAGAATGTATTGTTCCGAATATTGGAACATCATTTATGTCTTTACAGAAGAAATTACGATTTTTCTTGAGAGAAAATAAGACTATTTTGTGGTTAAATCATAATGATCAatattacatttaataataataataataataataataataataataataataataataatttaattatattaCAGATACATTGTGAAGTCTACCCTTTAGGTaaaattataattttgttttaataaaatgataaaAGATCTTGCTAACAACAaggtaaaataaaaaggtttatgagttagtaaaaatacatttaaagcaaacaaaataCCATACGTTTACTACAAATAGGACTGCAATTTTTGCACTACTAAACTCTCACCCGCCCTAATCTGTAAGCAGGTCTACAGTCTTCGCAATGGGACATTTTTTCCCACAGTGAAAACTTAAAGCACTTTTCCCCACAGACTcagtctgtttttatttactcacTGTTTAttcaacatgattttttttaaaccatgctTATTTTATCTTCTAGTGTGTTGAATAATAATTATCAATTGTACGCAGactacattttgattttattctgGTACAAACCAAAAGACAAAGGTTGATTTGATGTTGCATATAATAAGCCAAATAAAACATGCCACAAAATCCTCACATATccattgcaaaacaaaacatattactATATATGTGCTTTGTCATAAATGTGATATAATAACCATTTTGAAAAGGTACATTTGAGGCTCTACAGGGTTAAGACGCCTTGAAGCAAAGACAGATATAGCATACTAATTGGATGTAATGAAAAGCCTTGTGATGCAACTGCATTCACAGATAATGAGGAAGAGTTTAACTGGAGGCATTAGCACTCAGACTAAAGACCAAAGAGGCTTTTGCCACCCACAGTGTAAAATAAAAGGAAGAACAAATGATGCATTGCTTAACTAGAGGAAAAAATACCTGTTTCTGCAGTGCTTTTGCGGTTGAGCACCTTCAAGATATCTTTGGTTATCTTCTTGATGGTGTGCCGGGCCTCGTCCCGCAGTTTGCCCACGCCGTAGAGGACCACCAGCCGCTGGTTGCACTCGTGGCTGGCGTTCTCCTCCTGAAGTCAGTCAAATTaaatcatatttatttcccAATGAGGATAGGGCACAAAGACACACAGACTAAATAAATCTAATTCCATAGAGATAAGAAAATCATTTATCTCAACAGAAATGGAAGTTTAACTGGAAAGCTGCCGCAGACGGTGTTCGTCAAATGATGGCAATGATCTCGAAAAACATGCAATGATAACTTTAAACCCACCGGACTCAAAATGTTCTCACCTGAGGAATGGGGAAGTGTGTGGCATACTGAATGTGTCGGGGCTGCTCGTATAGTTGGGGGAAGGCGGGGTCCATGCTCTTGTCcttgcaagtgtttttgccgTCCTGCTCAGGTGCCGATTTTTCTGGGGAGGGGCTGCCTTTGGAATCGCAGTGCATCGGAGGAGAGAACATCTGCAAGGGGGATTGTCGTGAAATACGTGACGACAACAAAACATCCTTTGATTAGGGAaataaaattagatttttttttatccactcctcccccaaaaaattaaaagtgATTTTCCCTGCAAAGAAAAACAtattcagttgttgttttttttcttccttttgggAGTTCCTTTATTTCATCTGATACAAAACTAGCTTAAGCCTTATTTGTCCAGCAACTTccacaggaaaaacaaaatcttttAAGAAGAACAAGACATCCTTTGATAGGACTGGgtcttaaaataaaacatttaaaaatgattttcctCTTTGCATataggagaagaaaaaaaaaatattcacaccaagTTTTGCTCTCTTTTCTTCCTTTTGGGAGTTGCTTTATTTCATCTGATACCAAACTAGCTTTTTAAGTCTTATTTTTGCAGCATCTTACACAATACCAGCAActtccacatttaaaaaaaaaacaacaactctctCCTTAGTGATCATGTAAAAATGAGTGTTTCCCCTCCTCTCACAAAGTGTCccttttaataaaaatgtatgtaaatgaGATAAATTAACTAAATTAACTAACTgaactctgcgattggctggcaaccagttcagggtgtaccatcCCTActacccgaagccggctgggataggctccagcacccctgtcacccttgtgaggaataagcggttaagaaaatggatggatagattaaCTAACTGAACTATTTTATATCATAAAAAGAGCCGTCAAACTTATGGCTCAGCTGGTTCTGTAGTTGCAATGTGGATAAAATCATTACGTTTGCCATCTATAAATTGGCACCATATCACTGGTAGTCAGCTGAGAGACTTGTCACCTTTAATGTCACCAGAAATAGTTACGAGAGAGATCTGGAAACTTCTTAATTGCAGTACAAATTTTGCGAAAATTGACTGTGCTTTTGTAAACAAGCTCCACTGCTTGCCGCCATGTTGTTAGTGCAGCAGTgcataaaaaatgcaattaaaaaaaagaaaacaagaaaaaacaaaaaaagtacttcCAAACTCAAATTCCTTTCTCAGCTTTGTCCCTTCGAATTATATTCATAATCGGCATACCTCGTCAAAATTGGCACTGGAGttgtggtcgatttccatcgaCTCCGACAGGCCGGTGTCCTCCATCTTGATGCTGCTGCCGGCGTCCTGCTCCTTGCGATCCGACTCGTCCGACGCCTCGTCGCAGGGAGAGCGTGGGCGTGGCAGGTGGCCGTCGGAGGACAGGTCGCCGCGGGAGATGAGCGTGCACATGTAGATGTTGTGAGAGAAGACGTCGTGGCGGATGAGCTCGCAGAAGAGCAGCACTAGGTTGGAGAACTCCACTCGCTCGTTCTCGTTGCCGGGCTCCGCTAAAGAGAGGAcaagaattgaattgaataattTAATATGAGCCTGTCCCCCATGTCAAATCCTCTCTAatagaccgatatgcattttttgaggccAATGCCAATACCGatttttggcaggaaaaaaaatactgattaccgattaatctgtcaatgatttaaaaaaaaaataaaataaaataaattatatatataaaatcatcaTAAAATGAATCCCCTCCCCAATTACTTGTCAATGGGTGCCACTTACGCACTAACTTTCGctattaagattctctgctttgaatgacaagtccatatacaaaaaaaatcatgaagtatacaaggttattgtatagatgtgtttcaataataaaaccattcttaTTTACAAGTGCATTAAAAGCATTAACCTTtcctttatatatattttttatcttgtgttattttcacaagtcttgggtcTTACTGGGCTTACCTGGGACCTCGGGGATTGTATTTTGtgccatgtcatgtggaaatgtgtgttaagacaaaaaaaaatggatgtttgcctccttgaattttgagaacaGAAAGTCCTAGAGTCCTCAAAGTATCAACTTTATAATATATTGTACtttgaaaggacaatgacaaaaaaaaagaaaaaaagaaagttaaaTAAGACTAGAGTAAACT includes these proteins:
- the LOC144026319 gene encoding mediator of RNA polymerase II transcription subunit 12-like isoform X1 translates to MEAGRVDFYIGLSLAVSSSLFIGGSFILKKKGLLRLASKGSMRAGQGGYAYLKEWLWWAGLISMGAGEAANFAAYAFAPATLVTPLGALSVLVSAVLSSYFLNERLNIHGKMGCLLCVLGSTVMVVHAPQEEEVASLGAMAEKLKDPGFIVFAACVVGSSLVLIFAVAPRFGQKNVLVYIMICSVIGSLSVSCVKGLGIGIKELVAGAAVLKDPLFWCLLVCLMLCVSIQISYLNKALDIFNTSIVTPIYYVFFTTSVMACSAILFTEWLRMSAGAVVGTISGFLTIVLGIFLLHAFKDITFSWDSMPRYLRKGPRDPCWGPRPYTALPCQDSHVEGESIVLCCPSALVWHYSLTDSRNKTGSPLDLLPIAPSSLPMPGGNTAFTQQVRVKLREIEEQVKERGQAVEFRWSFDKCQETTAGFTIGRVLHTLEVLDNHSFEKSDFNNSLDSLYNRIFGSGQSKDGHEMSPDDDAVVTLLCEWAVCCKRSGRHRAMVVAKLLEKRQAEIEAEVREWIIRVYISMHGSCVTSTQKSYFCVCMSQRCGESEVVDEKGSVSSGSLSAATLPVFQDVLLQFLDTQAPTLTEPGNENERVEFSNLVLLFCELIRHDVFSHNIYMCTLISRGDLSSDGHLPRPRSPCDEASDESDRKEQDAGSSIKMEDTGLSESMEIDHNSSANFDEMFSPPMHCDSKGSPSPEKSAPEQDGKNTCKDKSMDPAFPQLYEQPRHIQYATHFPIPQEENASHECNQRLVVLYGVGKLRDEARHTIKKITKDILKVLNRKSTAETGGEEGQKRKRSKPEAFPTAEDIFSKFQHLSHFDQHQVTSQVSRNVLEQITSFALGMSYHLPLVQHIQFIFDLMEYSLNISGLIDFAIQLLNELSLVEAELLLKSSSLVGSYTTSLCLCIVAVLRRYHSCLILNPEQTAQVFDGLRIVVKSGVNPADCCSAERCILAYLYDLYTSCSHLKNKFGEIFSEFCSKVKNSIYCNIDPSDSNMLWDPVFMVEAIANPSAHNFNHSMVGKILNDSPANRYSFVCNVLMDVCVDHRDPERVNDIGILCAELTAYCRSLSAEWLGILKALCCSSNNGNCGFNDLLCNVDVSDLSFHDSLATFVAILIARQCLLLEDLVRCVAIPSLLNAACSEQDSEPGARLTCRILLHLFKTPQRNPVPQDGIKSDKSSVGIRSSCDRHLLAASQNSIVVGAVFAVLKAVFMLGDAELRGSGLSHSAGLDDLAEGRNVSIETASLDVYAKYVLKTICQQEWVGERCLKSLSEDSSALQDPVLVNIQAQRLLQLICYPHRQLDSDDGDNPQRQRIKRILQNMDQWTMRQSSLELQLMIKQSTNNELYSLLENIAKATIEVFQKSAEMNSNNPSGNGAALQSGSASNSSSTTSKMKPILSSSERSGVWLVAPLIAKLPTSVQGHVLKAAGEELEKGQHLGSSSRKERDRQKQKSMSLLSQQPFLSLVLTCLKGQDEQREGLLTSLYSQVQQIVTNWREDQYQDDCKAKQMMHEALKLRLNLVGGMFDTVQRSTQQTTEWAVLLLDIISSGTVDMQSNNELFTTVLDMLSVLINGTLAADMSSISQGSMEENKRAYMNLVKKLRKELGDRQSESLEKVRQLLPLPKQTRDVITCEPQGSLIDTKGNKIAGFEKEGLQVSTKQKISPWDVFEGLKQSAPLSWGWFGTVRMDRKVTKFEEQQRFLLYHTHLKPKPRSYYLEPLPLPPEEEEPLTPISQEPEKKMMEAVKPEKNVPTVPSDSNKKKSNKKKKTPSTKTEDYVNRTPGVSYGTNMPPELMQNPYSRLPYGGQQSMGMYTQNQPLPPVGSPPAGGPGLDPPYRPTRNPPLNKMMTTRPSYPGMMPTMQGNMPGMMGLDKPYQMMYKHQPNMQQNQMLRHQLQVRLVSQAPLTGQTAPQQNHSMMGQQIRQMAPNQPYTSMQTSQNLSQGYTSYGSHMGMQPHPSQGGAIVPSSYGNQNFQGAHPGANPALVDPLRQMQQRPSGYVHQQAPGYAHNMQNAQRFAHQPIQQNPIMHGLGHMGGQGGPPGMRPNQMLTEQQQQQQQQQQQQQQQQQQQQQQQQQQQQQQQQQQQQQQQQQQAAAQQQQQQQQYLRQQALRQQQAQQAQQQQQQQQVQSQQVPPQQQVPQQQQQQQQPQQQQVSGVPPPGQQNQGLGMQPLPPQQPMVRPSTFPRQGMQQTQQQQQTAALVRQLQQQLSNTQPGQSTNSYY